One genomic region from Alteromonas pelagimontana encodes:
- a CDS encoding YbhB/YbcL family Raf kinase inhibitor-like protein, which translates to MKVTSTTFEPEGHIPLEFTGKGLNRSPQLSWSDAPEETKSFAIIMDDPDVPNRVFVHWVVFNIPADQRQIDETLQVTFSQGVNSFGHVGYSGPCPPENAGPHRYFFTVYALDTLIDAESGIDANTLENAMEGHILAQASVIGLYEETEHR; encoded by the coding sequence ATGAAAGTTACCAGCACCACTTTTGAACCGGAAGGCCACATCCCTCTTGAATTCACAGGTAAAGGCCTGAATAGATCGCCCCAGTTATCATGGAGTGACGCTCCGGAGGAGACAAAAAGTTTTGCCATAATCATGGACGACCCCGATGTGCCCAACCGGGTCTTTGTACATTGGGTAGTTTTTAACATTCCCGCCGACCAGCGGCAAATTGATGAAACCTTGCAAGTTACGTTTTCTCAAGGAGTAAACAGCTTTGGTCATGTCGGGTATAGCGGCCCTTGCCCGCCCGAAAACGCCGGCCCTCACAGATACTTTTTTACCGTTTATGCGCTGGATACATTAATTGATGCGGAATCGGGTATTGATGCTAATACGCTGGAAAATGCCATGGAGGGACATATTCTTGCTCAAGCGAGCGTAATTGGCCTTTATGAGGAAACTGAACACCGATGA
- a CDS encoding gluconate 2-dehydrogenase subunit 3 family protein yields MTDKQPDQDYQYLPRLSRRESLKWMGILAASAALPGLAACSDNTAVAATQAGHWPELSLAPVTAKGYGKDPNLIIPPETPWPRTLTPAQLTTVAVLSDILVPKDGNVPSASQVNVPDVVDEWVSAPYASQQRDRITILSALAWIDDEAELRFQKPFTKLSSAQQTAIIDDIAYENAKTPEQFQRIATAFSRFRSLVLAAFFCSPEGTKDIGYLGNVAIAGDYPGPTEEAKQHLDKMLQELGLSDYAYQEQRA; encoded by the coding sequence ATGACTGATAAACAACCCGATCAGGATTATCAATATCTTCCGCGGCTTAGTCGCCGAGAGTCTCTGAAGTGGATGGGTATACTAGCTGCCAGTGCAGCGCTGCCTGGTCTTGCTGCATGTAGCGATAACACTGCGGTAGCGGCGACTCAAGCTGGACATTGGCCAGAATTGAGCTTAGCGCCTGTTACGGCCAAAGGGTACGGTAAAGATCCAAACCTGATAATACCGCCTGAAACGCCGTGGCCGCGCACGCTTACGCCTGCGCAACTTACCACTGTGGCGGTGTTATCCGATATTCTGGTGCCAAAAGACGGTAACGTTCCTTCTGCCTCGCAAGTTAACGTGCCCGATGTGGTTGATGAGTGGGTAAGTGCTCCTTACGCCAGTCAGCAAAGAGACAGAATTACCATTTTGTCTGCCCTTGCGTGGATTGACGATGAGGCCGAGCTGCGATTCCAGAAGCCGTTTACCAAGCTAAGTTCGGCGCAACAAACTGCCATTATTGATGATATCGCCTACGAGAACGCAAAAACGCCGGAGCAGTTCCAGCGTATTGCCACGGCGTTTAGCCGTTTTCGCTCGTTGGTGTTAGCGGCATTTTTCTGCTCGCCGGAAGGAACCAAAGATATCGGTTACTTAGGCAACGTGGCAATTGCAGGGGATTACCCTGGTCCGACAGAAGAAGCTAAACAGCATCTCGACAAGATGCTGCAGGAGCTTGGCTTAAGTGACTACGCATATCAGGAACAAAGGGCCTGA
- a CDS encoding 3-keto-disaccharide hydrolase, producing MKTFTLLMSGLLLGVFNSSGYAQENQLTANEKQDGWQLLFDGSDMSQWRNYQKSSVSDKWQIENGALKLTEAGAGDLISKSKYEDFDLKLEWKISEGGNSGVLIMADEEGKYIYSHAPEIQILDNEKAHDNKIDTHLAGSLYDMVAVHKSALKPAGQWNQLRIKLNDKLLQVWQNGVITTNVVIGSSTWDTLIANSKFADWKGFGENRSGHIGLQDHGNVVWFKNIRIKELN from the coding sequence ATGAAAACGTTTACACTATTAATGTCAGGCTTGCTACTTGGCGTATTTAATTCATCAGGCTACGCCCAGGAAAATCAATTAACTGCTAATGAAAAGCAGGATGGCTGGCAACTTCTGTTTGACGGCAGCGATATGAGCCAATGGCGTAATTATCAGAAGTCTTCGGTCAGTGATAAATGGCAAATTGAGAATGGCGCTCTCAAGCTTACCGAAGCGGGCGCGGGCGACCTGATCAGCAAAAGCAAGTATGAAGATTTTGATCTTAAACTTGAATGGAAAATCTCTGAGGGCGGCAACAGCGGCGTGCTGATAATGGCCGACGAAGAAGGCAAGTACATTTATTCCCATGCACCGGAAATTCAGATTCTGGACAATGAGAAGGCCCACGATAACAAAATAGACACCCATCTTGCCGGGTCGCTTTACGATATGGTTGCGGTGCATAAATCTGCTCTTAAACCGGCAGGGCAGTGGAACCAGCTCCGCATAAAGTTGAATGACAAGTTACTGCAAGTTTGGCAAAACGGCGTTATTACTACCAACGTCGTTATCGGCAGCTCTACCTGGGATACCCTTATTGCCAACAGCAAGTTCGCCGATTGGAAAGGCTTTGGTGAGAATCGCAGCGGCCATATCGGTTTGCAGGATCACGGCAATGTTGTGTGGTTCAAGAATATCAGAATCAAGGAACTGAATTAA
- a CDS encoding glycoside hydrolase family 2 protein: MNKATLVFVCIWMFWLFTTSASYGANQPDASTAMPDNPFIQNPYGREVFSLNGQWTFIVDPYENGYYNHRYQPHEKEGYFQNKKARAPSDLVEYNFDTAKKISVPGDWNTQYDDLFFYEGTVWYNKNFHYDKKENRTYVLHFGAVNYHAIVYVNGRKVGVHEGGFTSFQFDISHYLKNGDNFVTMKVDNRRERDQVPTVNTDWWNYGGITRSVAILSLPKHYLADYRFSVGKDNSVIRGSLKLNAEAANNETVAVAIPALQLSKEVAIGPDGSADFEFSASPVLWTPENPTLYDVVISYKDEEVKDRIGFRTIAVEGEDIKLNGKPIFLRGISIHEESPLTQGRAWSKEDARLLLSWAKELGCNFVRLAHYPHNEAMLRMADEMGLMVWSEIPVYWTVLFDDATVYQKAERQLQEMISRDKNRASIIMWSVANETPNTSERLTFLTKLVNQARAIDNSRLITAAMDTQSSSTQGKVIDDPLADVVDVIGINSYCGWYSDTAESCAELTWQSNYHKPIIMSELGAGALQGKHGGIHERWTEEFQENVYIHNLEMVKNISALRGLTPWILKDFRSPRRPLNDIQDFWNRKGLVSEKGIRKKAWYVLRDFYQEKQTSD, encoded by the coding sequence ATGAATAAAGCCACTCTCGTTTTCGTCTGCATCTGGATGTTTTGGCTCTTTACGACGTCAGCCAGTTACGGCGCCAACCAGCCCGATGCGTCAACGGCAATGCCGGATAATCCATTTATTCAAAACCCGTACGGCCGTGAGGTTTTCAGCTTAAATGGTCAATGGACTTTTATTGTGGATCCTTACGAAAACGGCTATTACAACCACCGTTATCAGCCTCATGAAAAAGAAGGTTACTTCCAAAACAAAAAGGCCCGGGCTCCTTCCGATCTAGTGGAATACAACTTTGATACTGCTAAGAAAATTTCTGTTCCCGGCGATTGGAACACGCAGTACGACGATCTATTCTTCTATGAAGGCACAGTTTGGTACAACAAGAATTTTCACTACGATAAAAAAGAGAATCGTACCTACGTGCTGCATTTTGGCGCTGTCAATTACCACGCTATTGTTTATGTAAACGGGCGGAAAGTAGGTGTGCATGAAGGGGGGTTTACCAGCTTTCAGTTTGATATTTCTCATTACCTGAAAAATGGCGATAACTTCGTTACGATGAAAGTGGATAATCGTCGGGAAAGGGATCAGGTTCCCACCGTCAATACCGACTGGTGGAACTACGGCGGCATTACCCGAAGCGTGGCAATATTGTCGCTACCAAAACACTATCTTGCAGATTATCGATTTAGCGTAGGCAAAGACAATTCGGTTATCCGGGGCAGCCTCAAGCTGAATGCCGAAGCAGCGAATAATGAAACAGTAGCCGTCGCGATTCCGGCACTACAGCTTTCTAAGGAAGTGGCGATTGGGCCTGATGGTTCAGCAGACTTTGAGTTCTCTGCATCCCCCGTTCTATGGACACCGGAAAACCCGACCCTTTACGATGTCGTCATTTCTTATAAAGATGAAGAAGTTAAAGATCGTATTGGATTTAGAACTATTGCGGTTGAGGGTGAAGACATTAAGCTAAATGGAAAGCCGATATTTCTTCGTGGCATTAGCATTCATGAGGAATCGCCTCTTACCCAAGGCCGCGCATGGAGCAAGGAAGATGCACGTCTTCTTTTGTCATGGGCCAAAGAGTTAGGATGTAATTTTGTGCGCCTTGCTCATTATCCACACAACGAAGCAATGCTTCGAATGGCAGATGAAATGGGCCTGATGGTGTGGTCAGAAATCCCCGTCTATTGGACGGTATTGTTTGACGATGCCACTGTTTATCAAAAAGCAGAAAGACAATTGCAGGAGATGATTTCCCGCGACAAAAATCGTGCTTCCATCATTATGTGGTCGGTGGCTAATGAAACGCCCAATACCTCTGAGCGACTGACGTTTCTTACCAAGCTGGTTAATCAAGCCCGCGCCATTGATAATTCACGGCTGATTACTGCGGCTATGGATACTCAAAGCAGTTCTACGCAGGGTAAAGTCATTGATGATCCACTAGCAGACGTAGTCGACGTTATTGGCATCAATAGCTATTGCGGCTGGTACTCTGACACTGCCGAAAGTTGCGCAGAGTTAACCTGGCAATCAAATTACCATAAACCAATTATTATGAGTGAATTAGGTGCAGGAGCGCTGCAAGGGAAACATGGCGGTATTCATGAGCGTTGGACGGAAGAATTTCAGGAAAATGTTTATATTCATAATTTGGAAATGGTAAAAAACATTAGCGCTCTGCGGGGCCTGACACCATGGATTTTGAAAGATTTTCGCTCCCCCAGAAGACCATTAAACGATATCCAGGATTTCTGGAACAGGAAAGGTTTAGTCTCTGAAAAAGGGATCAGAAAAAAAGCCTGGTATGTTCTGCGCGACTTTTATCAGGAAAAGCAAACTAGCGATTAG
- the rluF gene encoding 23S rRNA pseudouridine(2604) synthase RluF — protein MENPSLTRLNKYISESGMCSRREADRYIEQGNVYLNGKRAQVGDKVAPGDTVKVNGKPIAPKAADDFVFIAVNKPVGVVCTTERSEKNNIVSFVNHGVRIFPVGRLDKDSQGLIFLTSNGDLVNKILRAGNNHEKEYLVTVNKPITDDFISGMAAGVPILGTVTKKCQVNKEGRLVFRITLVQGLNRQIRRMCERFDYDVVKLERVRIMNVSLKGLPVGEWRDLTKKELDVLLKSIEHSSSEAPPGHRKPKPKPSKSPSSGSGKQGEEKRPSRRSRSGGKSHSARPTATGAGAKRSPRSKDRKSRAK, from the coding sequence ATGGAAAACCCGTCCTTAACCCGCTTGAACAAATACATTAGTGAAAGTGGCATGTGTTCCAGGCGCGAAGCTGATCGTTACATCGAACAGGGCAATGTATACCTGAACGGAAAGCGTGCGCAGGTGGGGGACAAAGTGGCGCCGGGCGATACCGTTAAAGTTAATGGAAAACCCATTGCACCTAAGGCCGCCGATGATTTTGTTTTTATTGCGGTAAACAAGCCGGTAGGTGTTGTTTGTACCACTGAAAGAAGCGAAAAAAATAACATCGTCAGTTTTGTTAATCACGGCGTGCGAATTTTTCCGGTCGGACGATTAGATAAAGATTCTCAAGGTCTTATTTTTCTTACCAGCAATGGCGATTTAGTGAACAAAATACTGCGTGCTGGCAACAATCATGAAAAGGAATATCTGGTCACGGTAAATAAACCCATTACCGATGACTTTATTTCCGGCATGGCTGCGGGGGTGCCGATATTAGGAACGGTAACCAAAAAATGTCAGGTAAATAAAGAAGGTCGCTTGGTGTTTCGCATCACCCTTGTGCAGGGACTGAATCGCCAGATCCGGCGGATGTGCGAGCGCTTTGATTATGATGTAGTCAAATTAGAGCGCGTAAGAATAATGAATGTCAGCCTTAAAGGCTTACCCGTAGGGGAGTGGCGAGATTTAACAAAAAAGGAGCTGGATGTGTTGCTTAAATCTATTGAACATTCTTCTTCAGAAGCGCCGCCGGGACACAGAAAGCCCAAGCCTAAACCGTCAAAATCTCCATCATCTGGCTCAGGTAAACAGGGCGAGGAAAAGCGTCCATCAAGGCGGTCAAGATCGGGCGGTAAAAGCCACAGTGCAAGACCGACAGCCACCGGAGCGGGCGCAAAAAGAAGCCCACGTTCGAAAGATCGTAAATCCAGAGCTAAATAA
- a CDS encoding GMC family oxidoreductase, with amino-acid sequence MADVKHDVIVVGSGAGGAMAAYELTKSGVKVLMLEAGRDYDPKTETPMFKRNGEAPLMGAGNVDKDFGFYDATVDGGWTVPDEPYTMAEGTEFLWWRARMLGGRTNHWGRYSLRFSEHDFKGKSRDGLGADWPFEYDELAPWYDKTETLVGVCGANTGHEDMPPSSPGVLQTPPTPRITELLVAAAAKKEGIDLAPMHRAVLTAPKDIRSKCFYATPCGHGCSIGAAFQTTTSLIPLARETGLLEVVTDAMVRSVDTDDDGKVTGVTYVDKKTGKDEKLSARVVILAASACESARILLNSKSKKHPNGLANSSGQVGRNIMDSTGANIGAMVPALRNRPRYNEDGHTSNHLFIPWWGHQAQAKGELDFPRGYHFEIGSGFREPGSSVAGDLQGYGKALKDEAKANYGAYIGFALRGEMLPNEHCYMEIDDKVTDKWGIPVAKFHWKWSEHELNQIKHGLETAKVIFANMGADVGELPTPEEAILKGGEIIHEVGSTRMGESPTDSVTNQWGQTWDCNNLFVMDAGVFASNPHKNCTLTIMTLAMRNADWLATQMKQGVI; translated from the coding sequence ATGGCAGATGTTAAGCACGATGTTATTGTTGTTGGTTCAGGTGCTGGCGGCGCCATGGCGGCTTACGAACTGACCAAATCAGGCGTGAAAGTGCTGATGCTGGAAGCCGGGCGTGATTACGATCCTAAAACCGAAACCCCCATGTTTAAACGCAATGGCGAGGCGCCGCTGATGGGGGCAGGGAACGTTGATAAAGATTTTGGGTTTTACGATGCCACGGTGGATGGCGGCTGGACCGTACCTGATGAACCCTACACAATGGCAGAGGGGACCGAATTTTTATGGTGGCGGGCGCGTATGCTCGGTGGTCGAACCAATCACTGGGGCCGTTATTCTCTGCGCTTTAGCGAGCATGATTTTAAGGGTAAAAGTCGTGATGGTTTAGGGGCCGACTGGCCGTTTGAATATGATGAATTGGCGCCCTGGTACGACAAAACAGAAACCCTGGTGGGGGTTTGTGGAGCAAACACGGGCCACGAAGACATGCCACCGTCTTCCCCGGGCGTGTTGCAAACTCCGCCCACGCCGCGAATTACGGAATTGCTGGTGGCGGCTGCAGCCAAAAAAGAAGGGATTGATTTAGCGCCGATGCATCGGGCGGTGTTGACTGCGCCAAAAGATATTCGTTCAAAATGCTTTTACGCCACACCCTGTGGTCATGGATGTTCTATTGGCGCGGCGTTTCAAACCACCACATCGTTGATTCCGCTGGCAAGAGAAACGGGTTTGCTAGAGGTTGTTACCGATGCCATGGTGCGTTCTGTAGATACAGACGATGACGGCAAGGTAACCGGCGTGACCTACGTTGACAAGAAAACCGGCAAGGATGAAAAACTGTCTGCCAGAGTCGTTATACTGGCGGCAAGTGCCTGCGAATCGGCCCGAATTCTGCTGAACTCGAAAAGCAAAAAGCACCCCAACGGATTAGCGAATTCCAGCGGTCAGGTTGGGCGTAATATAATGGATTCAACCGGGGCAAATATCGGCGCGATGGTGCCAGCCCTGCGTAATCGCCCACGTTATAATGAAGACGGTCATACCTCAAATCACCTGTTTATTCCCTGGTGGGGACATCAGGCTCAGGCGAAAGGAGAGCTGGATTTTCCTCGCGGTTACCACTTTGAAATCGGCAGTGGCTTTCGTGAACCCGGATCTTCAGTAGCGGGCGATCTGCAAGGCTATGGCAAAGCGTTAAAAGATGAGGCGAAAGCCAATTACGGTGCATATATCGGATTCGCTTTACGAGGCGAAATGCTACCGAACGAACACTGCTATATGGAAATCGACGACAAGGTAACGGATAAGTGGGGCATTCCGGTAGCTAAGTTTCACTGGAAATGGTCTGAGCACGAGCTAAATCAGATTAAGCACGGACTGGAAACCGCCAAAGTCATTTTTGCCAATATGGGCGCTGATGTGGGTGAGCTGCCTACTCCCGAAGAGGCCATTCTTAAAGGCGGTGAAATTATCCACGAAGTGGGTTCTACGCGTATGGGCGAATCCCCTACTGATTCGGTAACCAATCAGTGGGGGCAAACCTGGGATTGCAATAATCTGTTTGTTATGGACGCCGGGGTATTTGCTTCTAATCCTCATAAAAACTGTACGTTGACGATTATGACGCTGGCAATGAGAAACGCCGATTGGCTGGCAACCCAGATGAAGCAGGGGGTAATTTAA
- a CDS encoding IS982 family transposase yields MKNLVELFCDVDDFCKVFIPQWQKQLLEDGTRRRRRECRMSMSEMMTIIIGFHMSHHRDFKNYYSGYVRVFYRNAFPDLLSYTRFLEVMPRTIVPMCAYFSTLKGKPTGIEFIDSTSLKVCHNIRIPRHKTFDGIAQRGKGTMGWFYGFKLHLIVNHLGEIVATKVTTGNVHDTKPVEELARHLPDKLYGDKGYLSKALEANLFEKGVKLITTVRKNMKAKAMSLWDRAMLSKRFIIETINDQLKNISYIEHSRHRSINGFTLNLMAGLVAYCLKENKPSLNISDIERNAMVVA; encoded by the coding sequence ATGAAGAATCTAGTTGAATTATTTTGCGATGTCGATGACTTTTGCAAAGTGTTTATTCCCCAATGGCAAAAGCAGCTACTTGAAGACGGCACCAGAAGACGACGACGTGAGTGCCGTATGTCAATGAGTGAAATGATGACAATCATCATCGGTTTTCACATGTCACATCATCGCGATTTTAAGAATTATTACTCGGGATATGTAAGAGTATTTTATCGCAACGCATTTCCTGATTTGCTTAGTTATACGCGCTTTTTAGAAGTAATGCCGCGAACAATTGTGCCCATGTGTGCCTACTTCAGTACTTTAAAGGGAAAGCCTACAGGCATTGAATTCATTGACTCTACCAGCCTAAAGGTTTGCCATAACATTCGCATACCTCGCCATAAAACCTTTGACGGGATAGCGCAAAGAGGAAAAGGAACAATGGGCTGGTTTTACGGCTTTAAACTACACTTGATAGTGAACCATCTGGGTGAAATCGTGGCGACAAAAGTGACGACGGGGAATGTCCATGACACAAAACCTGTCGAAGAATTAGCTCGACATTTACCCGACAAATTGTATGGCGATAAAGGGTATTTGAGCAAAGCATTAGAAGCTAATTTATTTGAGAAAGGCGTCAAACTTATCACCACGGTTCGCAAAAATATGAAAGCAAAAGCGATGTCTTTATGGGACAGAGCGATGCTATCGAAGCGCTTCATTATTGAAACTATCAACGACCAATTAAAGAACATTTCATACATTGAGCACTCAAGGCATCGCAGTATAAATGGTTTTACACTCAATTTAATGGCTGGTCTGGTGGCTTATTGTCTTAAAGAAAACAAGCCATCCCTTAATATCAGTGACATTGAGCGCAATGCCATGGTTGTTGCTTAA
- the uxuA gene encoding mannonate dehydratase yields MIETWRWFGPSDGISLEMIAQAGAVGVVSSLHEIPTGQAWPLDAIIERKTLIEESGLEWSVIESIPLHNDIKTRTGNYRQYIDNYKQSVENAGRAGVNTICYNFMPVVDWTRTNLLYLLPNNSLALRFEMTDFVAYDIFILQREGAEKDYSETLKAKAAARLEAMSSKEKTLLEKNIIAGLPGGEGSYSRNTIKTTIEQFIALGTEGLRQNLFLFLQEIIPVAEQYHVKMCIHPDDPPFPLFGLPRVLSTQEDAKKLLDAIPSPANGLTLCAGSFGAIADNNLISMVKTFTDRIHFVHLRNVIREEDGSFYESDHLSGDVDMVGLISALLDVEKDTGIAIPMRPDHGHLLTAELEAENAKPGYSYLGRLKGLAELRGVMRAFTYNSNPQ; encoded by the coding sequence ATGATAGAAACATGGCGGTGGTTTGGTCCTTCAGATGGCATTTCACTTGAAATGATAGCGCAGGCAGGCGCTGTCGGAGTTGTCTCTTCTTTACATGAAATTCCCACCGGCCAGGCGTGGCCGCTTGATGCCATTATCGAAAGGAAAACATTGATTGAAGAAAGCGGGCTGGAATGGTCGGTGATCGAAAGTATTCCTTTACATAACGACATCAAAACCCGCACGGGAAACTATCGACAATATATCGATAACTACAAGCAGTCTGTTGAAAATGCAGGCAGAGCAGGTGTTAACACTATCTGCTATAACTTTATGCCGGTGGTGGACTGGACCCGCACCAACTTACTTTATCTGCTTCCAAACAATAGTCTGGCGCTGCGATTTGAAATGACAGATTTTGTGGCTTACGATATTTTTATTCTGCAACGTGAAGGTGCCGAAAAAGATTATTCTGAAACGTTAAAAGCCAAAGCGGCAGCCAGGCTTGAAGCAATGAGCAGCAAGGAAAAAACGCTGCTGGAAAAGAATATTATCGCCGGCTTGCCGGGTGGAGAAGGTTCTTATAGTCGCAATACAATCAAAACAACAATTGAACAATTTATCGCGTTGGGTACAGAAGGTCTGCGGCAGAATCTCTTTCTTTTTCTTCAAGAAATCATTCCTGTTGCAGAACAATACCATGTCAAAATGTGCATTCATCCGGATGATCCGCCGTTTCCATTGTTTGGTCTGCCACGGGTGCTTTCTACTCAGGAAGATGCGAAGAAATTGCTTGATGCCATCCCTAGTCCTGCAAACGGTTTGACATTGTGCGCCGGATCATTTGGCGCAATAGCCGACAACAACCTGATAAGCATGGTGAAAACATTTACGGATCGCATCCATTTTGTTCACCTTCGCAATGTCATTCGTGAAGAGGACGGTTCATTCTACGAGTCTGATCATTTGAGTGGCGATGTCGATATGGTGGGCCTCATTTCAGCACTATTAGATGTTGAGAAAGATACAGGCATTGCCATACCAATGCGTCCTGATCATGGGCATCTTTTAACTGCGGAATTAGAAGCAGAAAACGCGAAACCCGGCTACTCCTATCTTGGTCGATTGAAAGGGCTGGCTGAACTGCGAGGTGTGATGCGGGCTTTCACATATAATAGTAACCCGCAGTAA
- a CDS encoding protein-L-isoaspartate(D-aspartate) O-methyltransferase: MTLQNNDSRGNLKTMVERQIARRGITDQNVLHAMQTVPRDAFIPEDESNLAFEDTAVRIAEGQTVSQPYIVAKMAELAELTSSDTVLEVGTGSGYGAAVLGRIAKHVYSIERHASLAANARQTLARLGYANVTIVEGDGTYGLPEQAPFDAIVVTAAAPTIVLQLQQQLTEGGRLIIPVGTADSQELLQIRRTSEDSFTTTSFGAVRFVPLIGDFGWQGNNNVPPAEPPESSSTASKISPQKSPVELLKSQAISLPDPTSADFGEHFEHLADAKVVLLGEASHGTAEFYQARAAITDFLVQEHGFNIVALEADWPDVAVVDGYIRNRKVPHIGQPSFSRFPEWMWRNEQFREFVNQLRQRNEQRVDKRKVAMYGLDLYSMQASLHAVIDYLTTTKPELADIAQDCYSCFEPWLADPASYGHSVTSAEFTGCEKQAVDMLIKLLNEREGFNDSGNDGDEFLDVIRNAMTVARAEEYYRAMYRGSAESWNLRDSHMFDTLKAIMNSRGSSAKAIVWAHNSHIGDGRATEMGKLHGQLNLGQLCREAFGDQARLVGFGTAEGTVAASRYWGGKMEVKTVRPPIDDSIEKVWQKTGLHCAYLNKDNADTALLQALSKPYLERAIGVIYRPETERASHYFETSVANQFDDYIWIADTHAVTPLAHIKEHGGSDTFPFGV; this comes from the coding sequence ATGACTTTACAAAATAATGATTCTCGCGGCAATTTAAAAACCATGGTGGAACGGCAGATAGCGCGCCGGGGAATAACAGACCAAAACGTGCTTCATGCTATGCAAACTGTGCCACGAGACGCATTTATACCTGAAGATGAAAGCAATTTGGCCTTTGAAGATACCGCTGTTCGAATAGCAGAAGGACAAACCGTTTCGCAGCCTTACATTGTTGCCAAAATGGCCGAACTGGCAGAGCTGACAAGTTCAGACACGGTTCTGGAAGTGGGTACAGGTTCAGGCTACGGTGCTGCCGTTCTCGGACGTATTGCCAAACATGTATATTCCATAGAAAGGCATGCCTCGTTAGCGGCAAATGCGCGCCAGACCTTAGCCAGACTAGGCTACGCTAACGTAACTATCGTGGAGGGTGACGGCACTTATGGGCTGCCTGAACAGGCCCCTTTCGACGCTATCGTAGTCACTGCTGCCGCGCCCACCATTGTGCTGCAGCTGCAACAACAGTTGACTGAAGGAGGAAGACTGATCATTCCGGTAGGCACAGCAGATTCGCAGGAACTATTGCAAATCCGGCGCACGTCGGAAGATTCGTTTACCACTACAAGTTTTGGCGCCGTCAGATTCGTACCGCTTATTGGCGATTTTGGCTGGCAGGGAAACAACAACGTGCCGCCTGCAGAACCACCTGAAAGTTCTTCAACCGCCAGCAAAATTAGCCCCCAAAAAAGTCCAGTCGAATTGTTGAAAAGCCAGGCTATTTCGCTACCCGACCCCACCAGCGCGGACTTTGGCGAGCACTTTGAACATCTGGCCGATGCCAAAGTTGTGCTGTTAGGTGAAGCAAGTCATGGCACGGCTGAATTTTATCAGGCACGCGCAGCAATAACTGACTTTCTGGTACAGGAGCACGGCTTCAATATTGTTGCGTTGGAAGCGGACTGGCCTGATGTGGCGGTTGTCGATGGCTATATCAGAAACCGCAAAGTGCCGCACATTGGCCAACCTTCTTTTTCCCGTTTTCCCGAGTGGATGTGGCGGAATGAGCAATTCCGCGAATTTGTAAATCAGCTTCGCCAGCGCAACGAACAGCGCGTCGATAAACGTAAAGTGGCGATGTACGGGCTGGATCTGTATTCCATGCAAGCATCGCTACACGCCGTAATAGATTATCTGACCACCACAAAACCCGAACTTGCTGACATTGCACAAGATTGTTATAGCTGTTTTGAACCCTGGCTGGCGGATCCGGCTTCTTATGGCCATTCGGTGACTTCAGCAGAATTTACCGGCTGTGAAAAACAAGCTGTAGATATGTTGATAAAATTGCTGAATGAGCGGGAAGGTTTCAACGACAGTGGCAATGATGGCGATGAGTTTCTTGATGTTATCCGCAATGCCATGACGGTGGCTCGAGCGGAAGAATATTACCGCGCTATGTACCGCGGTTCTGCAGAAAGCTGGAACCTGCGTGACAGTCATATGTTCGATACACTTAAAGCGATTATGAACAGTCGCGGCAGCAGCGCTAAAGCCATCGTATGGGCGCATAATTCACATATCGGCGATGGTAGAGCAACGGAAATGGGCAAGCTCCACGGGCAACTGAATCTGGGCCAGTTATGCAGAGAAGCCTTCGGCGACCAAGCGCGGTTGGTGGGCTTTGGTACTGCTGAAGGAACAGTTGCCGCTTCCCGTTACTGGGGCGGTAAAATGGAAGTAAAGACCGTTCGCCCACCTATCGATGACAGTATTGAAAAGGTGTGGCAGAAAACCGGTCTTCATTGCGCTTATTTAAATAAAGACAATGCTGATACAGCGTTACTCCAAGCTCTGTCTAAACCCTATCTCGAACGCGCAATCGGGGTTATTTACCGGCCTGAAACAGAAAGAGCCAGCCACTACTTTGAAACGTCAGTAGCAAACCAGTTCGACGATTATATATGGATAGCCGATACCCACGCCGTTACTCCTTTGGCTCACATTAAAGAGCACGGTGGCAGTGACACCTTCCCATTTGGTGTATAG